The Mercurialis annua linkage group LG2, ddMerAnnu1.2, whole genome shotgun sequence genome contains a region encoding:
- the LOC126667437 gene encoding uncharacterized protein LOC126667437: MVMRLSHKLDFILLVLSVVDFRSAAGAAPPLSGRNEYISAIGDPGMKRDNLRVAIEAWNQCNEVHKETNGMGSPRMADCFDLDHSQFPARLVHKVDERENKLGIMNGSWGGIVASNVDVYAAKKEIYLGKKCNVQDNPRPWQFWMIMLKSGNMDTTAAICPKNGKKSDPFPPESRFPCFGEGCMNMPLIYHDYTQYVEGNNNNNGILKGSFYGTWNLNKEMKENGVSFFNVTWEKQIETGSWSFHHYLQTSADYPWLMLYLRSDATTGFSGGYHYQTRGMSKIVPKSPHFKVRFRLEVIRGGGNQSQFYLMDMGGCWKNNGKACNGDVTTDVTRYSEMIINPETPSWCHPNDLKLCPPYHTFPNGTRVHRSDRDRYPYDAYHVWCAPGNALFLEQPYSACDAYSNPQPQEILQILPHPVWGDYGYPTNKGDGWIGDPRLWELDVGRLSHSLYFYQDPGTKPAARHWPSIDLGTEIYISSNQKAEWIVSEFDIIVPKNTM; this comes from the exons ATGGTGATGAGACTAAGTCACAAGCTTGATTTTATACTCTTGGTACTTTCTGTTGTTGATTTCCGTTCAGCGGCCGGAGCGGCGCCGCCGTTGTCGGGGCGGAATGAGTATATATCAGCCATAGGTGATCCTGGTATGAAAAGAGATAATCTTAGAGTGGCCATTGAGGCATGGAACCAATGCAATGAGGTTCATAAAGAAACAAATGGCATGGGCAGTCCTAGGATGGCTGATTGCTTTGATCTTGATCACTCTCAATTCCCAG CCAGGTTGGTGCACAAAGTAGATGAGAGAGAGAACAAGCTTGGTATAATGAATGGGTCGTGGGGTGGGATAGTTGCGAGTAATGTAGATGTATATGCAGCAAAAAAGGAGATATATTTAGGTAAGAAATGCAACGTACAAGATAATCCGAGGCCATGGCAGTTTTGGATGATCATGCTTAAAAGTGGCAACATGGATACTACGGCAGCTATCTGCCCGAAAAACGGAAAGAAATCGGATCCGTTCCCGCCAGAGTCGAGATTTCCGTGTTTCGGGGAAGGGTGTATGAACATGCCCTTGATATACCATGACTACACACAATATGTTGaaggaaataataataataatgggaTATTAAAAGGGAGTTTTTATGGGACATGGAACTTAAATAAGGAAATGAAGGAGAATGGGGTTTCATTTTTCAATGTGACTTGGGAAAAACAGATTGAAACAGGAAGTTGGTCGTTTCATCATTACTTGCAGACCTCAGCAGATTATCCATGGTTGATGCTCTACTTGAGATCAGATGCTACAACTGGATTCTCCGGAGGATACCATTACCAGACTCGAGGGATGTCTAAAATA GTTCCTAAGTCGCCTCATTTCAAGGTGAGATTCAGACTAGAAGTGATAAGAGGAGGAGGTAACCAGAGCCAATTTTACCTAATGGACATGGGAGGATGCTGGAAAAACAATGGAAAAGCTTGCAATGGGGATGTGACAACAGATGTTACCAGATACAGTGAAATGATCATAAACCCCGAAACTCCGTCATGGTGCCACCCGAATGATCTCAAACTCTGCCCACCTTATCACACATTTCCTAACGGAACTCGAGTTCATCGCTCCGACCGAGACCGCTATCCTTACGATGCTTACCATGTGTGGTGTGCACCAGGCAATGCCTTGTTCCTTGAGCAGCCTTATAGTGCGTGTGATGCATATAGCAATCCTCAACCTCAGGAGATTTTGCAGATTCTTCCTCATCCTGTGTGGGGTGATTATGGCTATCCCACAAATAAGGGCGACGGGTGGATAGGAGATCCAAGATTATGGGAACTTGATGTTGGTAGACTATCTCACTCCCTCTACTTTTACCAG GATCCTGGCACTAAACCTGCGGCGAGACACTGGCCATCAATTGATTTGGGAACAGAGATATATATTAGCAGCAACCAGAAAGCTGAATGGATTGTTAGTGAATTTGACATTATTGTTCCAAAAAACACtatgtga
- the LOC126669011 gene encoding mitogen-activated protein kinase 19-like, translating into MQRDTLKKDLKDMDFFTEYGDANRYKILEVIGKGSYGVVCAAIDTHTGEKVAIKKIHDVFEHISDAIRILREVKLLRLLQHPDIVEIKRIMLPPSKREFKDIFVVFELMESDLHQVIKANDDLTREHHQFFLYQMLRALKYMHTANVYHRDLKPKNILANANCKLKVCDFGLARVAFSDTPTTIFWTDYVATRWYRAPELCGSFFSKYTPAIDIWSIGCIFAEVLTGKPLFAGKSVVHQLDLITDLLGTPSWETISGVRNDKARKYMTEMRKKQPVPFTQKFPNADPLALRLLQRLLAFDPKDRPTAEEALADPYFKGLSKIEREPSCQPISKLEFEFERRRVTKEDVRELLYREILEYHPQLLKDYMNGNEGTNFLYPSAIGHFRKQFAYLEENSGRSGPVIPLERKHVSLPRSTVHSATIPPNMQPNSSAFDNRHLAEESSKTSRATDAISGNVSKASRPPPRVPTGDASRYGSFSCAAKPGRVVGSVVPYESGRNMKDACDSRIFYRNAVLPPQTVSPHCFFRTNTMTQDKSMMESEKDSSHIRRQPTQSNIATKPTPVMAMDMNANPYYQPQPKVEQLNERITIDTKLLQAQSQFGAVGAAAVAVAAHRSVGAVQYGLSL; encoded by the exons ATGCAGCGTGATACCCTAAAAAAG GACTTAAAAGATATGGATTTCTTTACGGAGTACGGGGATGCCAATCGATATAAGATTCTCGAAGTTATTGGCAAGGGGAGCTATGGAGTTGTTTGTGCAGCAATTGACACCCACACTGGCGAAAAAGTTGCCATCAAAAAAATCCATGATGTTTTTGAGCACATCTCTGATGCTATTCGCATATTAAGAGAAGTTAAGTTGCTTAGGCTTTTACAGCATCCTGATATTGTTGAGATTAAGCGCATCATGTTGCCGCCTTCTAAGAGGGAGTTTAAAGACATATTCGTTGTCTTTGAGCTTATGGAGTCTGATCTCCATCAGGTCATCAAGGCTAATGATGATTTGACACGTGAGCACCATCAGTTTTTCCTTTACCAAATGCTACGAGCATTGAAATACATGCATACAG CAAATGTTTACCATAGAGATCTTAAACCCAAGAATATATTGGCGAATGCTAATTGCAAGCTCAAAGTGTGTGACTTTGGTCTAGCGAGAGTAGCCTTTAGTGATACACCAACCACAATTTTCTGGACG GACTATGTTGCAACAAGATGGTATAGAGCTCCGGAGCTATGTGGATCATTTTTTTCAAAG TATACACCTGCGATTGACATTTGGAGTATAGGGTGCATATTTGCGGAGGTATTGACAGGGAAGCCATTGTTCGCGGGTAAAAGTGTTGTTCATCAATTAGATTTGATTACTGATCTTCTCGGGACTCCCTCATGGGAAACAATTTCTGGA GTACGGAATGATAAGGCAAGAAAATACATGACAGAAATGAGGAAGAAGCAACCTGTGCCATTTACACAGAAATTTCCCAATGCGGATCCTTTGGCACTCCGTCTGTTGCAGAGACTATTAGCATTTGATCCAAAAGACCGACCGACTGCTGAAGAG GCATTGGCTGATCCTTATTTTAAGGGCTTATCCAAAATTGAGCGAGAACCTTCTTGTCAACCAATTTCAAAGTTGGAGTTTGAGTTTGAGAGGCGAAGGGTGACAAAGGAGGACGTACGAGAACTGCTATACCGTGAAATACTGGAGTACCACCCACAGCTTCTGAAAGACTACATGAACGGAAATGAAGGCACAAACTTTCTTTATCCCAG CGCTATTGGTCATTTTAGAAAGCAGTTTGCATATCTTGAGGAAAACAGTGGTAGAAGTGGGCCAGTGATTCCTCTAGAGAGAAAGCATGTCTCTCTTCCCCG GTCTACTGTACACTCAGCAACAATACCTCCTAATATGCAGCCGAATTCATCTGCATTTGACAATAGGCACCTTGCTGAAGAGTCCTCTAAGACTTCTAGGGCAACCGATGCAATTTCGGGGAATGTATCAAAGGCTTCTCGGCCTCCACCTCGAGTACCAACAG GTGATGCTTCCCGTTATGGTTCCTTCAGTTGTGCTGCAAAGCCAGGGAGAGTAGTGGGATCAGTCGTACCTTATGAGAGTGGTAGAAACATGAAAGACGCCTGTGATTCAAGGATATTTTACAGAAATGCCGTCCTCCCTCCCCAGACGGTATCCCCTCATTGTTTCTTTAGAACTAACACAATGACACAAGATAAGTCGATGATGGAGTCTGAGAAAGATTCTTCACACATAAGGCGACAGCCTACACAGTCTAACATAGCAACGAAACCTACCCCTGTCATGGCCATGGATATGAACGCCAACCCATATTATCAGCCACAACCAAAGGTTGAACAGTTAAACGAGCGAATTACTATTGATACAAAGCTGTTGCAGGCGCAGTCCCAGTTTGGTGCAGTTGGTGCAGCTGCTGTAGCCGTTGCTGCTCATAGGAGTGTGGGAGCTGTTCAGTATGGATTGTCGTTGTAG